One genomic region from Ptychodera flava strain L36383 chromosome 14, AS_Pfla_20210202, whole genome shotgun sequence encodes:
- the LOC139150430 gene encoding molecular chaperone MKKS-like produces the protein MSGDSDEFMDIQYVSSMATKSSDVVLPKIVSVVEDLVQQDVGLVACQKVIHPTVKKYLRECDVLTIDRLSVSHIDAVQKCTGAKKLSTFHSQVSDDDFGYLSDVTHKVLFGKSFIHMLSPSTNVVTLVICNHNESSVDELKNVCENAHVVLRNILVNPVVLRGGGEIERELVRYLREQIDTVSCSVLESLGIYRSHFLIGANAFVECLQIIAGKLDISNASGMEADRSQHETHK, from the exons ATGTCAGGAGATAGTGATGAATTTATGGACATACAGTATGTGTCCTCGATGGCAACAAAAAGTAGTGATGTAGTTCTGCCAAAGATAGTTAGTGTTGTTGAAGATTTAGTTCAGCAAGATGTTGGATTGGTTGCCTGTCAGAAAGTCATCCACCCTACCGTCAAGAAGTACTTGAGAGAATGTGATGTGTTGACCATTGATAGGTTGTCCGTCAGCCACATAGATGCAGTACAAAAATGTACAG GTGCCAAGAAACTGAGTACATTTCATTCTCAAGTGTCTGATGATGACTTTGGTTATCTGAGTGATGTTACACACAAGGTTCTCTTTGGTAAAAGTTTCATTCACATGCTCTCACCCAGTACCAATGTTGTGACTTTAGTAATTTGCAACCACAATGAAAGTTCTGTAGATGAACTCAAA AATGTCTGTGAAAATGCACACGTTGTCTTAAGAAATATCTTGGTTAACCCTGTGGTATTGAGAGGTGGAGGTGAGATAGAACGAGAACTGGTACGCTATCTCAGAGAACAG attgacACGGTGTCATGCTCTGTACTGGAAAGTCTTGGAATTTACAGAAGCCACTTCCTGATTGGAGCAAATGCATTTGTTGAGTGTCTGCAAATCATTGCTGGTAAACTAGATATTTCAAACGCATCTGGTATGGAAGCTGACAGGAGCCAGCATGAGACACACAAATAA
- the LOC139150431 gene encoding acid phosphatase type 7-like gives MHPLTLELQEVSHHIAATTMAANGNIAEDVKISLYMFLVICPSIVGASPFGGRPEQIHLSWTGINTEMIVTWSTFNTTSQSTVEYGINQLNFAVNGTSTKFVDGGKEHRTQFIHRVKITELQANQTYFYHCGSPDGWSAVYYFTTFQDGTDWSPKFAVFGDMGNINAQSLAALEEETQKGHFDAILHVGDFAYDFDSYEGVTGDEFMRQIEPVAAYLPYMVCPGNHENAYNFSHYKNRFTMPGYEQSQNLWFSWNIGPAHIISISTEVYFYINFGKQQMKNQWHWLHQDLEEATKPESRAKHPWIIVMGHRPMYCSNNDHDDCTTFESIVRTGYNGQYGLEKLFYKYGVDLEIWAHEHSYERLWPVYDREVYNGSSSEPYTNPKAPVHIITGSAGCQEKHDGFQPPFRPWSAFRAQDYGYTRMQIINGTHLYLEQVSDDKGGQVIDKITIIKDHHGPYGVV, from the exons ATGCACCCACTGACACTTGAACTACAGGAAGTGTCCCATCACATCGCTGCAACAACCATGGCGGCAAATGGAAACATCGCTGAAGACGTGAAAATAAGCCTTTACATGTTTCTTGTGATTTGTCCGTCAATAGTTGGCGCAAGTCCCTTCGGAGGGCGACCAGAACAGATCCATTTATCATGGACAG GTATCAACACAGAGATGATAGTTACATGGAGTACATTCAACACAACTTCACAATCCACAGTGGAATATGGAATCAATCAACTGAACTTTGCAGTCAATGGTACCAGTACAAAGTTTGTTGATGGGGGTAAAGAGCACCGAACACAGTTTATCCACCGAGTCAAAATTACTGAACTTCAAGCAAATCAAACATATT TTTATCACTGTGGAAGTCCTGATGGTTGGAGTGCAGTGTATTATTTTACCACTTTTCAAGATGGCACCGACTGGAGTCCAAAATTCGCTGTATTTGGTGATATGGGGAATATCAATGCACAATCACTTGCCGCTTTGGAGGAAGAAACTCAGAAAGGACACTTTGATGCCATTCTTCATGTTG GTGACTTTGCATATGACTTTGACAGTTATGAAGGTGTTACTGGTGATGAATTCATGAGACAGATAGAACCAGTTGCAGCCTACCTGCCATACATGGTGTGTCCTGGTAACCATGAAAACGCATA CAACTTTTCCCATTACAAGAATAGGTTCACAATGCCTGGATATGAGCAAAGTCAAAATCTATGGTTTAG TTGGAATATTGGTCCAGCCCACATAATATCCATATCAACAGAAGTGTACTTCTATATCAACTTTGGAaaacaacaaatgaaaaatcaaTGGCATTGGCTGCATCAAGATTTGGAG gaaGCCACAAAGCCAGAGTCAAGAGCAAAGCATCCTTGGATTATAGTAATGGGACATCGCCCTATGTACTGTTCCAATAATGACCACGATGATTGTACCACGTTTGAAAGTATT GTTAGAACAGGATATAATGGTCAATATGGATTGGAGAAACTATTCTACAAATATG GTGTTGATTTGGAGATATGGGCACATGAACATTCCTATGAACGATTATGGCCAGTTTATGATAGGGAG GTTTATAATGGTAGTTCCAGTGAACCATACACCAATCCAAAGGCACCTGTACACATAATAACAGGATCTgct GGTTGTCAAGAGAAACATGATGGCTTCCAGCCACCGTTTCGTCCATGGAGTGCTTTCCGAGCACAGGATTATGGCTATACTcgtatgcaaattattaatgGCACACATTTGTACCTGGAACAAGTGTCAGATGATAAG gGTGGTCAAGTGATCGACAAAATAACCATCATTAAAGATCATCATGGTCCATATGGTGTAGTTTAA